DNA from Sphingomonas sp. R1:
CGGTCTCCGCCCGCAGGATGCGGGGGCCGAGCGCGATGCCGATGGCTTGCGGAACGGCGCGGATCGATTCGCGTTCCTCGGCGTCGAATCCGCCCTCGGGGCCGACCAGGATCGCGGCTGGGCCGGGATGGGCGCGCATTGCTTCCAGCGCGGGCACGCCGCCGGTTTCGTCGGCGAAGAACAGCGTGCGGTCCGCCGGCCAGTCGCGGAGCAGGGCGGGGAGCTTCACCGGCTCCGTCAGTTCGGGCAGCGCGGTGCGGCCGCATTGCTCGGCCGCCTCGATCATATGGGCGCGCAGGCGATCCAGGTTGAGCCGGTCGATCACCGTGCGGCGGGTGAGCACGGGCAACAGCCGCGCCACGCCCAGCTCGCACGCCTTTTCCGCGACCCAGTCGATCCGCCCCTTCTTGATCGGGGCGGCGCACAGCCACAGGTCGGGGACCGCTTCGTGGGGGCGGAGCTGCTCGGTAATCTCCAGCGTCAGATCGCGCTTGCCGACATCGCGGGCGATGCCGAGCCATTCGCCATGCACGCCGTCGAACAGCTTCACCGCCTCGCCCGGCTTCAGCCGCATCACCGATCCGAGATAATGTGCCTGGGGTCCGTCGATCCGGCGCAGGCCAGGGGCCAGCGGGCCTTCGACGAACAGGCGAGGGGCGGATTGCGGCGGCCAGGCGGGCGTTGCGGGCATGGGCGACGCTGTAGCCGTACGGCGACGGGTTCGTCCATCCGCGTGATCCCCCCATCCTCGCGTACAATGGCGGGGAGCCTATCGCCGGCTCTAGCATTTGTGCAGCGCGGCACGTCCGCCGCGTCCAGCCGAGG
Protein-coding regions in this window:
- a CDS encoding 16S rRNA (uracil(1498)-N(3))-methyltransferase, which gives rise to MPATPAWPPQSAPRLFVEGPLAPGLRRIDGPQAHYLGSVMRLKPGEAVKLFDGVHGEWLGIARDVGKRDLTLEITEQLRPHEAVPDLWLCAAPIKKGRIDWVAEKACELGVARLLPVLTRRTVIDRLNLDRLRAHMIEAAEQCGRTALPELTEPVKLPALLRDWPADRTLFFADETGGVPALEAMRAHPGPAAILVGPEGGFDAEERESIRAVPQAIGIALGPRILRAETAAAAAVSLWMGAAGDW